AGTTTCTAACTGTTCCTGTATGATGCTTCTATCATCATCTGTGGAGCAAAGCAAAGCATGGCAACAACAACAGTGATAGCATTAGTGACAGATGCATAAAGGCCGTCATATACTTAACATATTGTCATGTAAATAGagacccttcttttttttttttaaatcttaaccAAATTCCCCACTAGGCTATGGGCTTTATTTGGGAGAAGATTGAAAAAGAAGCACACCTTGAGTGTCCACCCACAGGCTGTCAGCGTCCATGATGGAGTCATCAATGGTGGTCTCGTCTTTGTAATCATCGTAggtttctgttttatattctgaGTATGCAACCTCTTCTCTCTCAGGGGTAGCTGGGGCATCTGGAGAGCCATCCTTGGGTTCTGCCTGGGCTTCTGCTGCCATTTCTACTTCAAGCTCTTCATCGTGAGGGCACGGTCTCCTTTCCCCCTCAGGCTGAGCTAGAGCTGCAAAGCGCACACTATGGGACCCTGACTCGCCTTCATCGGTTGTGGTCTGCACTACAGTGATGAAGTCATCCTCGATGGTCACTACAGACTCAATCCCACCTTTGTGTTCACCTGGGCAGGTCTCCACAAATTCCTCTCTACTTCCTGGGACAACCAGGTCAGTAATCTGAAGGGTGTCTGAGCGGAAGAGCAGTTTGTCATATTCTCCCCCAGCTTCTATCTCTTCCTCACTTGGGACCTCTGCTGGTTCAGGCACACCTGCTTCAGGCTGTGGCTGGATGACATCAGAAGGTATGGCGGGTATATCTGGAGTCTCTGTGCTTTCTTCCTTTGGCAGCTGAATAAATTCCATTTGAACCTCAGCTTTCTCATCTGTGGATAAGTCAGCCTCCGAAACAGGAGGTGGGCAAGGGATTTCCACAGACAGTTTGCGGGCAACCTCATCTTGAATCAGAGATGACTCTGGAGAGGTTTCCTTCTTGCCGTCATCCGGCTTCAGGGACTCCATCGTGAGGCTCTCATGTTCACCACTAGACTCATAGGACTCTTCTTTGTCTACAGCCTCCTGATGCACCAGGTCAGGCTTTGCTACCTTCTCCTTGACTTCTGTTTCACTGACTTTGAGACCTTCTTTCATGTGGCCAGACTCAATACCCAGGAAAGAATCATCTTCTTGAGGTCCTTTGGATGAGAGGGTCAGTTCCTGAGAAACCTCGAACTTGAGCTCTGTGGCATCTACATTCATCCCTGAAGCCATCTGTCCAAAGTCACTGACATTTATATCTAACGGACTTGGCTCAGCTTTCGTTGCAGCAAAATCTAGTCCCTGATCGGCTTTTGTGGTTGGTTCCACTTCAGCCACCTCTGGTACTGAACTGAGACCTTTTGCTGCTTTCTCTGGTGACGTGTCTTCAGCTGTTGTCAGTTCTTTGGCAGAGGCTTCATCATAGGTTACACCTAACCCAAAGATCTCCACTTTCTCACCAGCCTCTTCAGCCTCCTTGGCAAGTTCCTTCGATTCAACATGCTCTTCACTCTTTTCAAGGACAGTATCCAGTTTGTCATTAGTTTTCCTGTCATGGTCCACCTCCCGACTCAGTCCTGATTTGTCAGCAGAAGTGGGTGGAGATGCCTCTTTCTCAGCAGTGAACTCATCTTTGACTCTTCCTGCAGCTGCAAGTTTTACTTCAATCAGTGAGAGGTCTGTGGCCAAATCTCTACGGACTTTATCATCAGTTCCTTCATAAAATGAGCCACTCTCTCCCGACAAGTTCTCACTGTCTTGAACTGGTGATGGTAGAGGAACTGTGTATTTATTGAACACACAGTATCCTATGTCCTCAAGTTGACTGTCAGGTTTTCCAGTGACTTGGTTTTCATCAGCGACAGGTGGCAAACCAGTACTACTCTCTGCAATCACAGCCTCTGATGGGACTGATTTTCTCCTGGCAACCTCAGCATCTGCACTCACAGAAGCTAACCTGGACCTGGTTCCTGCCAGATCTAGCATCTCAGGCAGGTCAGGGGCCATGACGGTACCATTTTTGTAATATTCTTTGGCTGGGAAGGGCGACTCAGAGGATGTCTCAATCTGAATAATTTGTTCTCCAGTCACTTTTACTTCCTCTCCCTTCTCGCCTTCCTCTTTGCTCTCTACTGGGAAGCAAGGGACCTTCTCCACTGCAGGTGTGGTAGGGGGAAGGTAATCATCTCCTTCATCAATGCTTCCGCTCGTGTTAGTTAAAATATCAGAAGCCAGAGGGGAAAGGTCATGGCCTCGGCCAAAGTTAAACCCAAGGGCAATGGAATCGAGGCAAGACATAGGCAAGTTGATGGACATGCTTCTTTGTTCTATTGCAGACCGTCCACCAAGCCCTAAACTTCGACTAAGGGTCAAATCATCCTTGTTCTTACTGTGAAGGTCCCTTTTCTCCCCATAGACTTTTGGGTCAATAGTGAACATCCTTTCTTGAGGAGAACTTGGTTCTTCAGGTAGCTCAGATGGATAACTCTGGGCAAGAGTGCTGTATCCTGCTTCCTCCGGTGGAGCACTGGGCTGGGATTCTTTTGCCTGAAGTTCCTTTTCATCACGCTGGTCCTTGGGAGGTACAGTGTCAAAAGATTCCTGGGCACTTCCTCTTGCATCACTCAATTCATAGTAATCACTGCCCAACTGCTTgcttttttccacttcttccttCGATGCAGATGTTTCAAAGTATTTGGACATTCCCGATTTATCTTCATAAAATGGCACACCAACCTCAGCTATTGTTGCAGACCCAACTCCTTCAAACTTATCTTTGACAGCCATGTTCTCCTCAAAAAGTCCCTGGGTTTCTCTCATTTCActcactgcctctggctcagATGTCACTTTTTTCAAGGTCTCAGAGGTCATGGCTGGAACTGAAAGAGCTTGTTCCAGACTTATAGGGAAGGAGTCCTGTTTTAACTCATCGGTTACATGTTCTAGGTCTTTCTGTTCTTTGGAGGAAGAAAGCTCGGTGGAGGTCTGAATTACACCTGTTTCATCGTCTCTCAATTTGGGGGGTTCATGTTCTTTTGCCACAGCTTCTTCAATGGAAACCACTAATTTCTCGTCAAGCTTTGTGTGTGGTTCATCTTCGGTGAGTGTAGGTTCCTGACCACTGGGGATTGatgtttcttttatctcttgaTTTGTGGTACCCTTTTCTTCCCCTGAAACACTTTCCCTGATATCGCCTTCCCCAACTGGATTTTGAGCATCTTTCGGTAGGGTGGCAGCTTCTGAGACTGGAACATCTGCCTTGTCTGCTTTATCTTTCTGTGGCTCCTCATCTCTAGAACTATCTTTGGCAGTAGCTAGGTCACTGGTGTCCTGCAGAGACGTTTTGTCATCTGGTTGGAAGAAGACAGGAGCCAAGGGTTGTGGTACTTCTGTGattctttcattctttataaTATCTAAAGGAAGAGTGAAACTTCCACCATGGAAGGGACTTGGCATGGGAGAATCAAACTGCTTCCCTTCCCATCTTGGAATATCCTCCAGCATGTCTTTTTCCCTCATGGGTGTCAGAGGGCCAGGAGATATTGGGGCAGCTAAACCCCATTCATCTTTCTTTGATTCCATTGGCATTTCAATGAACCAGTCTTTCTGCTCTTTTGGAGCTAGAGGCTCTGCAGACAGGCCGATGCTAGGTACTGCCATGCTTGGTTCTATGTTCTGTTTTATGTCTTCCAGGTTGGTACCAAAAGTGTGCGCAAATGGG
This genomic window from Chionomys nivalis chromosome 2, mChiNiv1.1, whole genome shotgun sequence contains:
- the Map2 gene encoding microtubule-associated protein 2 isoform X4, which produces MADERKDDGKAPHWTSASLTEAAAHPHPPEMKDQGGAGEGLSRSANGFPYREEEEGAFGEHGSQGTYSDTKENGINGELTSADRETAEEVSARIVQVVTAEAVAVLKGEQEKEAQQKDQSAALPLAAEETAHLPPSPPPSPASEQAVAVEEDLLTASKMEFPEPQKLASSFAEPLDKGEKESEMQSKPGEDFEHAALVPQPEITKTPQDKKDVQDMEGEKSPPVPFAHTFGTNLEDIKQNIEPSMAVPSIGLSAEPLAPKEQKDWFIEMPMESKKDEWGLAAPISPGPLTPMREKDMLEDIPRWEGKQFDSPMPSPFHGGSFTLPLDIIKNERITEVPQPLAPVFFQPDDKTSLQDTSDLATAKDSSRDEEPQKDKADKADVPVSEAATLPKDAQNPVGEGDIRESVSGEEKGTTNQEIKETSIPSGQEPTLTEDEPHTKLDEKLVVSIEEAVAKEHEPPKLRDDETGVIQTSTELSSSKEQKDLEHVTDELKQDSFPISLEQALSVPAMTSETLKKVTSEPEAVSEMRETQGLFEENMAVKDKFEGVGSATIAEVGVPFYEDKSGMSKYFETSASKEEVEKSKQLGSDYYELSDARGSAQESFDTVPPKDQRDEKELQAKESQPSAPPEEAGYSTLAQSYPSELPEEPSSPQERMFTIDPKVYGEKRDLHSKNKDDLTLSRSLGLGGRSAIEQRSMSINLPMSCLDSIALGFNFGRGHDLSPLASDILTNTSGSIDEGDDYLPPTTPAVEKVPCFPVESKEEGEKGEEVKVTGEQIIQIETSSESPFPAKEYYKNGTVMAPDLPEMLDLAGTRSRLASVSADAEVARRKSVPSEAVIAESSTGLPPVADENQVTGKPDSQLEDIGYCVFNKYTVPLPSPVQDSENLSGESGSFYEGTDDKVRRDLATDLSLIEVKLAAAGRVKDEFTAEKEASPPTSADKSGLSREVDHDRKTNDKLDTVLEKSEEHVESKELAKEAEEAGEKVEIFGLGVTYDEASAKELTTAEDTSPEKAAKGLSSVPEVAEVEPTTKADQGLDFAATKAEPSPLDINVSDFGQMASGMNVDATELKFEVSQELTLSSKGPQEDDSFLGIESGHMKEGLKVSETEVKEKVAKPDLVHQEAVDKEESYESSGEHESLTMESLKPDDGKKETSPESSLIQDEVARKLSVEIPCPPPVSEADLSTDEKAEVQMEFIQLPKEESTETPDIPAIPSDVIQPQPEAGVPEPAEVPSEEEIEAGGEYDKLLFRSDTLQITDLVVPGSREEFVETCPGEHKGGIESVVTIEDDFITVVQTTTDEGESGSHSVRFAALAQPEGERRPCPHDEELEVEMAAEAQAEPKDGSPDAPATPEREEVAYSEYKTETYDDYKDETTIDDSIMDADSLWVDTQDDDRSIIQEQLETIPKEEKAEKEARRPSLEKHRKEKPFKTGRGRISTPERKVAKKEPSTVSRDEVRRKKAVYKKAELAKKTEVQAHSPSRKLILKPAIKYTRPTHLSCVKRKTTASGESAQAPSALKQTKDKVTDGVTKSPEKRSSLPRPSSILPPRRGVSGDREENSFSLNSSISSARRTTRSEPIRRTGKSGTSTPTTPGSTAITPGTPPSYSSRTPGTPGTPSYPRTPHTPGTPKSAILVPSEKKVAIIRTPPKSPATPKQLRLINQPLPDLKNVKSKIGSTDNIKYQPKGGQVRILNKKIDFSKVQSRCGSKDNIKHSAGGGNVQIVTKKIDLSHVTSKCGSLKNIRHRPGGGRVKIESVKLDFKEKAQAKVGSLDNAHHVPGGGNVKIDSQKLNFREHAKARVDHGAEIITQSPSRSSVASPRRLSNVSSSGSINLLESPQLATLAEDVTAALAKQGL
- the Map2 gene encoding microtubule-associated protein 2 isoform X21, with amino-acid sequence MADERKDDGKAPHWTSASLTEAAAHPHPPEMKDQGGAGEGLSRSANGFPYREEEEGAFGEHGSQGTYSDTKENGINGELTSADRETAEEVSARIVQVVTAEAVAVLKGEQEKEAQQKDQSAALPLAEETAHLPPSPPPSPASEQAVAVEEDLLTASKMEFPEPQKLASSFAEPLDKGEKESEMQSKPGEDFEHAALVPQPEITKTPQDKKDVQDMEGEKSPPVPFAHTFGTNLEDIKQNIEPSMAVPSIGLSAEPLAPKEQKDWFIEMPMESKKDEWGLAAPISPGPLTPMREKDMLEDIPRWEGKQFDSPMPSPFHGGSFTLPLDIIKNERITEVPQPLAPVFFQPDDKTSLQDTSDLATAKDSSRDEEPQKDKADKADVPVSEAATLPKDAQNPVGEGDIRESVSGEEKGTTNQEIKETSIPSGQEPTLTEDEPHTKLDEKLVVSIEEAVAKEHEPPKLRDDETGVIQTSTELSSSKEQKDLEHVTDELKQDSFPISLEQALSVPAMTSETLKKVTSEPEAVSEMRETQGLFEENMAVKDKFEGVGSATIAEVGVPFYEDKSGMSKYFETSASKEEVEKSKQLGSDYYELSDARGSAQESFDTVPPKDQRDEKELQAKESQPSAPPEEAGYSTLAQSYPSELPEEPSSPQERMFTIDPKVYGEKRDLHSKNKDDLTLSRSLGLGGRSAIEQRSMSINLPMSCLDSIALGFNFGRGHDLSPLASDILTNTSGSIDEGDDYLPPTTPAVEKVPCFPVESKEEGEKGEEVKVTGEQIIQIETSSESPFPAKEYYKNGTVMAPDLPEMLDLAGTRSRLASVSADAEVARRKSVPSEAVIAESSTGLPPVADENQVTGKPDSQLEDIGYCVFNKYTVPLPSPVQDSENLSGESGSFYEGTDDKVRRDLATDLSLIEVKLAAAGRVKDEFTAEKEASPPTSADKSGLSREVDHDRKTNDKLDTVLEKSEEHVESKELAKEAEEAGEKVEIFGLGVTYDEASAKELTTAEDTSPEKAAKGLSSVPEVAEVEPTTKADQGLDFAATKAEPSPLDINVSDFGQMASGMNVDATELKFEVSQELTLSSKGPQEDDSFLGIESGHMKEGLKVSETEVKEKVAKPDLVHQEAVDKEESYESSGEHESLTMESLKPDDGKKETSPESSLIQDEVARKLSVEIPCPPPVSEADLSTDEKAEVQMEFIQLPKEESTETPDIPAIPSDVIQPQPEAGVPEPAEVPSEEEIEAGGEYDKLLFRSDTLQITDLVVPGSREEFVETCPGEHKGGIESVVTIEDDFITVVQTTTDEGESGSHSVRFAALAQPEGERRPCPHDEELEVEMAAEAQAEPKDGSPDAPATPEREEVAYSEYKTETYDDYKDETTIDDSIMDADSLWVDTQDDDRSIIQEQLETIPKEEKAEKEARRPSLEKHRKEKPFKTGRGRISTPERKVAKKEPSTVSRDEVRRKKAVYKKAELAKKTEVQAHSPSRKLILKPAIKYTRPTHLSCVKRKTTASGESAQAPSALKQTKDKVTDGVTKSPEKRSSLPRPSSILPPRRGVSGDREENSFSLNSSISSARRTTRSEPIRRTGKSGTSTPTTPGSTAITPGTPPSYSSRTPGTPGTPSYPRTPHTPGTPKSAILVPSEKKVAIIRTPPKSPATPKQLRLINQPLPDLKNVKSKIGSTDNIKYQPKGGQVQIVTKKIDLSHVTSKCGSLKNIRHRPGGGRVKIESVKLDFKEKAQAKVGSLDNAHHVPGGGNVKIDSQKLNFREHAKARVDHGAEIITQSPSRSSVASPRRLSNVSSSGSINLLESPQLATLAEDVTAALAKQGL
- the Map2 gene encoding microtubule-associated protein 2 isoform X2 — its product is MADERKDDGKAPHWTSASLTEAAAHPHPPEMKDQGGAGEGLSRSANGFPYREEEEGAFGEHGSQGTYSDTKENGINGELTSADRETAEEVSARIVQVVTAEAVAVLKGEQEKEAQQKDQSAALPLAEETAHLPPSPPPSPASEQAVAVEEDLLTASKMEFPEPQKLASSFAEPLDKGEKESEMQSKPGEDFEHAALVPQPEITKTPQDKKDVQDMEGEKSPPVPFAHTFGTNLEDIKQNIEPSMAVPSIGLSAEPLAPKEQKDWFIEMPMESKKDEWGLAAPISPGPLTPMREKDMLEDIPRWEGKQFDSPMPSPFHGGSFTLPLDIIKNERITEVPQPLAPVFFQPDDKTSLQDTSDLATAKDSSRDEEPQKDKADKADVPVSEAATLPKDAQNPVGEGDIRESVSGEEKGTTNQEIKETSIPSGQEPTLTEDEPHTKLDEKLVVSIEEAVAKEHEPPKLRDDETGVIQTSTELSSSKEQKDLEHVTDELKQDSFPISLEQALSVPAMTSETLKKVTSEPEAVSEMRETQGLFEENMAVKDKFEGVGSATIAEVGVPFYEDKSGMSKYFETSASKEEVEKSKQLGSDYYELSDARGSAQESFDTVPPKDQRDEKELQAKESQPSAPPEEAGYSTLAQSYPSELPEEPSSPQERMFTIDPKVYGEKRDLHSKNKDDLTLSRSLGLGGRSAIEQRSMSINLPMSCLDSIALGFNFGRGHDLSPLASDILTNTSGSIDEGDDYLPPTTPAVEKVPCFPVESKEEGEKGEEVKVTGEQIIQIETSSESPFPAKEYYKNGTVMAPDLPEMLDLAGTRSRLASVSADAEVARRKSVPSEAVIAESSTGLPPVADENQVTGKPDSQLEDIGYCVFNKYTVPLPSPVQDSENLSGESGSFYEGTDDKVRRDLATDLSLIEVKLAAAGRVKDEFTAEKEASPPTSADKSGLSREVDHDRKTNDKLDTVLEKSEEHVESKELAKEAEEAGEKVEIFGLGVTYDEASAKELTTAEDTSPEKAAKGLSSVPEVAEVEPTTKADQGLDFAATKAEPSPLDINVSDFGQMASGMNVDATELKFEVSQELTLSSKGPQEDDSFLGIESGHMKEGLKVSETEVKEKVAKPDLVHQEAVDKEESYESSGEHESLTMESLKPDDGKKETSPESSLIQDEVARKLSVEIPCPPPVSEADLSTDEKAEVQMEFIQLPKEESTETPDIPAIPSDVIQPQPEAGVPEPAEVPSEEEIEAGGEYDKLLFRSDTLQITDLVVPGSREEFVETCPGEHKGGIESVVTIEDDFITVVQTTTDEGESGSHSVRFAALAQPEGERRPCPHDEELEVEMAAEAQAEPKDGSPDAPATPEREEVAYSEYKTETYDDYKDETTIDDSIMDADSLWVDTQDDDRSIIQEQLETIPKEEKAEKEARRPSLEKHRKEKPFKTGRGRISTPERKVAKKEPSTVSRDEVRRKKAVYKKAELAKKTEVQAHSPSRKLILKPAIKYTRPTHLSCVKRKTTAASGESAQAPSALKQTKDKVTDGVTKSPEKRSSLPRPSSILPPRRGVSGDREENSFSLNSSISSARRTTRSEPIRRTGKSGTSTPTTPGSTAITPGTPPSYSSRTPGTPGTPSYPRTPHTPGTPKSAILVPSEKKVAIIRTPPKSPATPKQLRLINQPLPDLKNVKSKIGSTDNIKYQPKGGQVRILNKKIDFSKVQSRCGSKDNIKHSAGGGNVQIVTKKIDLSHVTSKCGSLKNIRHRPGGGRVKIESVKLDFKEKAQAKVGSLDNAHHVPGGGNVKIDSQKLNFREHAKARVDHGAEIITQSPSRSSVASPRRLSNVSSSGSINLLESPQLATLAEDVTAALAKQGL
- the Map2 gene encoding microtubule-associated protein 2 isoform X12, with the protein product MADERKDDGKAPHWTSASLTEAAAHPHPPEMKDQGGAGEGLSRSANGFPYREEEEGAFGEHGSQGTYSDTKENGINGELTSADRETAEEVSARIVQVVTAEAVAVLKGEQEKEAQQKDQSAALPLAEETAHLPPSPPPSPASEQAVAVEEASKMEFPEPQKLASSFAEPLDKGEKESEMQSKPGEDFEHAALVPQPEITKTPQDKKDVQDMEGEKSPPVPFAHTFGTNLEDIKQNIEPSMAVPSIGLSAEPLAPKEQKDWFIEMPMESKKDEWGLAAPISPGPLTPMREKDMLEDIPRWEGKQFDSPMPSPFHGGSFTLPLDIIKNERITEVPQPLAPVFFQPDDKTSLQDTSDLATAKDSSRDEEPQKDKADKADVPVSEAATLPKDAQNPVGEGDIRESVSGEEKGTTNQEIKETSIPSGQEPTLTEDEPHTKLDEKLVVSIEEAVAKEHEPPKLRDDETGVIQTSTELSSSKEQKDLEHVTDELKQDSFPISLEQALSVPAMTSETLKKVTSEPEAVSEMRETQGLFEENMAVKDKFEGVGSATIAEVGVPFYEDKSGMSKYFETSASKEEVEKSKQLGSDYYELSDARGSAQESFDTVPPKDQRDEKELQAKESQPSAPPEEAGYSTLAQSYPSELPEEPSSPQERMFTIDPKVYGEKRDLHSKNKDDLTLSRSLGLGGRSAIEQRSMSINLPMSCLDSIALGFNFGRGHDLSPLASDILTNTSGSIDEGDDYLPPTTPAVEKVPCFPVESKEEGEKGEEVKVTGEQIIQIETSSESPFPAKEYYKNGTVMAPDLPEMLDLAGTRSRLASVSADAEVARRKSVPSEAVIAESSTGLPPVADENQVTGKPDSQLEDIGYCVFNKYTVPLPSPVQDSENLSGESGSFYEGTDDKVRRDLATDLSLIEVKLAAAGRVKDEFTAEKEASPPTSADKSGLSREVDHDRKTNDKLDTVLEKSEEHVESKELAKEAEEAGEKVEIFGLGVTYDEASAKELTTAEDTSPEKAAKGLSSVPEVAEVEPTTKADQGLDFAATKAEPSPLDINVSDFGQMASGMNVDATELKFEVSQELTLSSKGPQEDDSFLGIESGHMKEGLKVSETEVKEKVAKPDLVHQEAVDKEESYESSGEHESLTMESLKPDDGKKETSPESSLIQDEVARKLSVEIPCPPPVSEADLSTDEKAEVQMEFIQLPKEESTETPDIPAIPSDVIQPQPEAGVPEPAEVPSEEEIEAGGEYDKLLFRSDTLQITDLVVPGSREEFVETCPGEHKGGIESVVTIEDDFITVVQTTTDEGESGSHSVRFAALAQPEGERRPCPHDEELEVEMAAEAQAEPKDGSPDAPATPEREEVAYSEYKTETYDDYKDETTIDDSIMDADSLWVDTQDDDRSIIQEQLETIPKEEKAEKEARRPSLEKHRKEKPFKTGRGRISTPERKVAKKEPSTVSRDEVRRKKAVYKKAELAKKTEVQAHSPSRKLILKPAIKYTRPTHLSCVKRKTTAASGESAQAPSALKQTKDKVTDGVTKSPEKRSSLPRPSSILPPRRGVSGDREENSFSLNSSISSARRTTRSEPIRRTGKSGTSTPTTPGSTAITPGTPPSYSSRTPGTPGTPSYPRTPHTPGTPKSAILVPSEKKVAIIRTPPKSPATPKQLRLINQPLPDLKNVKSKIGSTDNIKYQPKGGQVQIVTKKIDLSHVTSKCGSLKNIRHRPGGGRVKIESVKLDFKEKAQAKVGSLDNAHHVPGGGNVKIDSQKLNFREHAKARVDHGAEIITQSPSRSSVASPRRLSNVSSSGSINLLESPQLATLAEDVTAALAKQGL
- the Map2 gene encoding microtubule-associated protein 2 isoform X11; amino-acid sequence: MADERKDDGKAPHWTSASLTEAAAHPHPPEMKDQGGAGEGLSRSANGFPYREEEEGAFGEHGSQGTYSDTKENGINGELTSADRETAEEVSARIVQVVTAEAVAVLKGEQEKEAQQKDQSAALPLAAEETAHLPPSPPPSPASEQAVAVEEASKMEFPEPQKLASSFAEPLDKGEKESEMQSKPGEDFEHAALVPQPEITKTPQDKKDVQDMEGEKSPPVPFAHTFGTNLEDIKQNIEPSMAVPSIGLSAEPLAPKEQKDWFIEMPMESKKDEWGLAAPISPGPLTPMREKDMLEDIPRWEGKQFDSPMPSPFHGGSFTLPLDIIKNERITEVPQPLAPVFFQPDDKTSLQDTSDLATAKDSSRDEEPQKDKADKADVPVSEAATLPKDAQNPVGEGDIRESVSGEEKGTTNQEIKETSIPSGQEPTLTEDEPHTKLDEKLVVSIEEAVAKEHEPPKLRDDETGVIQTSTELSSSKEQKDLEHVTDELKQDSFPISLEQALSVPAMTSETLKKVTSEPEAVSEMRETQGLFEENMAVKDKFEGVGSATIAEVGVPFYEDKSGMSKYFETSASKEEVEKSKQLGSDYYELSDARGSAQESFDTVPPKDQRDEKELQAKESQPSAPPEEAGYSTLAQSYPSELPEEPSSPQERMFTIDPKVYGEKRDLHSKNKDDLTLSRSLGLGGRSAIEQRSMSINLPMSCLDSIALGFNFGRGHDLSPLASDILTNTSGSIDEGDDYLPPTTPAVEKVPCFPVESKEEGEKGEEVKVTGEQIIQIETSSESPFPAKEYYKNGTVMAPDLPEMLDLAGTRSRLASVSADAEVARRKSVPSEAVIAESSTGLPPVADENQVTGKPDSQLEDIGYCVFNKYTVPLPSPVQDSENLSGESGSFYEGTDDKVRRDLATDLSLIEVKLAAAGRVKDEFTAEKEASPPTSADKSGLSREVDHDRKTNDKLDTVLEKSEEHVESKELAKEAEEAGEKVEIFGLGVTYDEASAKELTTAEDTSPEKAAKGLSSVPEVAEVEPTTKADQGLDFAATKAEPSPLDINVSDFGQMASGMNVDATELKFEVSQELTLSSKGPQEDDSFLGIESGHMKEGLKVSETEVKEKVAKPDLVHQEAVDKEESYESSGEHESLTMESLKPDDGKKETSPESSLIQDEVARKLSVEIPCPPPVSEADLSTDEKAEVQMEFIQLPKEESTETPDIPAIPSDVIQPQPEAGVPEPAEVPSEEEIEAGGEYDKLLFRSDTLQITDLVVPGSREEFVETCPGEHKGGIESVVTIEDDFITVVQTTTDEGESGSHSVRFAALAQPEGERRPCPHDEELEVEMAAEAQAEPKDGSPDAPATPEREEVAYSEYKTETYDDYKDETTIDDSIMDADSLWVDTQDDDRSIIQEQLETIPKEEKAEKEARRPSLEKHRKEKPFKTGRGRISTPERKVAKKEPSTVSRDEVRRKKAVYKKAELAKKTEVQAHSPSRKLILKPAIKYTRPTHLSCVKRKTTAASGESAQAPSALKQTKDKVTDGVTKSPEKRSSLPRPSSILPPRRGVSGDREENSFSLNSSISSARRTTRSEPIRRTGKSGTSTPTTPGSTAITPGTPPSYSSRTPGTPGTPSYPRTPHTPGTPKSAILVPSEKKVAIIRTPPKSPATPKQLRLINQPLPDLKNVKSKIGSTDNIKYQPKGGQVQIVTKKIDLSHVTSKCGSLKNIRHRPGGGRVKIESVKLDFKEKAQAKVGSLDNAHHVPGGGNVKIDSQKLNFREHAKARVDHGAEIITQSPSRSSVASPRRLSNVSSSGSINLLESPQLATLAEDVTAALAKQGL
- the Map2 gene encoding microtubule-associated protein 2 isoform X19, which produces MADERKDDGKAPHWTSASLTEAAAHPHPPEMKDQGGAGEGLSRSANGFPYREEEEGAFGEHGSQGTYSDTKENGINGELTSADRETAEEVSARIVQVVTAEAVAVLKGEQEKEAQQKDQSAALPLAAEETAHLPPSPPPSPASEQAVAVEEDETLKGAMAEDMKPAALPGKEPGAAKTSDYPQGLSEGQVESSAEAQIVPEDSALAGAPHEKSVKEVTEVASDVKIPSSIKEDLLTASKMEFPEPQKLASSFAEPLDKGEKESEMQSKPGEDFEHAALVPQPEITKTPQDKKDVQDMEGEKSPPVPFAHTFGTNLEDIKQNIEPSMAVPSIGLSAEPLAPKEQKDWFIEMPMESKKDEWGLAAPISPGPLTPMREKDMLEDIPRWEGKQFDSPMPSPFHGGSFTLPLDIIKNERITEVPQPLAPVFFQPDDKTSLQDTSDLATAKDSSRDEEPQKDKADKADVPVSEAATLPKDAQNPVGEGDIRESVSGEEKGTTNQEIKETSIPSGQEPTLTEDEPHTKLDEKLVVSIEEAVAKEHEPPKLRDDETGVIQTSTELSSSKEQKDLEHVTDELKQDSFPISLEQALSVPAMTSETLKKVTSEPEAVSEMRETQGLFEENMAVKDKFEGVGSATIAEVGVPFYEDKSGMSKYFETSASKEEVEKSKQLGSDYYELSDARGSAQESFDTVPPKDQRDEKELQAKESQPSAPPEEAGYSTLAQSYPSELPEEPSSPQERMFTIDPKVYGEKRDLHSKNKDDLTLSRSLGLGGRSAIEQRSMSINLPMSCLDSIALGFNFGRGHDLSPLASDILTNTSGSIDEGDDYLPPTTPAVEKVPCFPVESKEEGEKGEEVKVTGEQIIQIETSSESPFPAKEYYKNGTVMAPDLPEMLDLAGTRSRLASVSADAEVARRKSVPSEAVIAESSTGLPPVADENQVTGKPDSQLEDIGYCVFNKYTVPLPSPVQDSENLSGESGSFYEGTDDKVRRDLATDLSLIEVKLAAAGRVKDEFTAEKEASPPTSADKSGLSREVDHDRKTNDKLDTVLEKSEEHVESKELAKEAEEAGEKVEIFGLGVTYDEASAKELTTAEDTSPEKAAKGLSSVPEVAEVEPTTKADQGLDFAATKAEPSPLDINVSDFGQMASGMNVDATELKFEVSQELTLSSKGPQEDDSFLGIESGHMKEGLKVSETEVKEKVAKPDLVHQEAVDKEESYESSGEHESLTMESLKPDDGKKETSPESSLIQDEVARKLSVEIPCPPPVSEADLSTDEKAEVQMEFIQLPKEESTETPDIPAIPSDVIQPQPEAGVPEPAEVPSEEEIEAGGEYDKLLFRSDTLQITDLVVPGSREEFVETCPGEHKGGIESVVTIEDDFITVVQTTTDEGESGSHSVRFAALAQPEGERRPCPHDEELEVEMAAEAQAEPKDGSPDAPATPEREEVAYSEYKTETYDDYKDETTIDDSIMDADSLWVDTQDDDRSIIQEQLETIPKEEKAEKEARRPSLEKHRKEKPFKTGRGRISTPERKVAKKEPSTVSRDEVRRKKAVYKKAELAKKTEVQAHSPSRKLILKPAIKYTRPTHLSCVKRKTTAASGESAQAPSALKQTKDKVTDGVTKSPEKRSSLPRPSSILPPRRGVSGDREENSFSLNSSISSARRTTRSEPIRRTGKSGTSTPTTPGSTAITPGTPPSYSSRTPGTPGTPSYPRTPHTPGTPKSAILVPSEKKVAIIRTPPKSPATPKQLRLINQPLPDLKNVKSKIGSTDNIKYQPKGGQVQIVTKKIDLSHVTSKCGSLKNIRHRPGGGRVKIESVKLDFKEKAQAKVGSLDNAHHVPGGGNVKIDSQKLNFREHAKARVDHGAEIITQSPSRSSVASPRRLSNVSSSGSINLLESPQLATLAEDVTAALAKQGL